One Rhipicephalus microplus isolate Deutch F79 chromosome 4, USDA_Rmic, whole genome shotgun sequence genomic window carries:
- the LOC119172895 gene encoding neprilysin-1, with product MEEIKGNITSTETKVVNYLLDQFKAASDDDTPQYLIRVIDVPEYLDNVVTTEQWEAMVLRHSDQAYRMDDQLALEPLVARLTVFLLTELGSVDLMRLISWSVLRQLAPYADGEANGGTLNEIRDVCYDDVAEVLEPALTSKYIYKRLTPDVLREATYMGYRVRHSIMKTVGESSWLPPDARNAARRKAEAMRLIIAFPFNLTRLSALERLYANLPDVPLTNTSTGQMGGRGTGRSYVLSWLNASRFQRRIAIRYPTEIFFWLGTVNAQHTYSTNTVNLAGALLEPVIYYPGASVAYNYGGLGQLMGHEMMHGFDVTGRLYDEHGAKSNWWPKEATKVYTEQTSCLRSIHRLDSLVAQQQTVTLLGHNARTMDVNAEVIVVVVVELSGWRIIVTTPATRFRSQGVIVLVFARCKSVTSFALVTRAEVLQE from the exons TTGTGAACTATCTCTTGGACCAGTTCAAAGCGGCAAGTGACGACGACACTCCTCAATACCTCATCCGCGTAATAGACGTGCCCGAATATCTGGACAACGTCGTTACCACTG AGCAGTGGGAGGCTATGGTTCTACGTCACAGCGACCAAGCTTATCGTATGGATGACCAGCTGGCGCTGGAGCCGCTTGTAGCCAGGCTTACGGTGTTCCTTCTCACCGAACTCGGGAGCGTCGACTTGATGCGCCTGATATCGTGGAGCGTGTTGCGCCAGCTCGCACCTTACGCCGACGGCGAGGCCAACGGAGGAACGCTGAATGAGATACGCGACGTTTGTTACGACGATGTTGCGGAAGTGCTTGAGCCGGCGCTCACGTCCAAGTACATTTACAAGA GGCTCACACCCGACGTGCTTCGAGAGGCGACGTACATGGGTTACCGCGTGCGCCACAGCATCATGAAAACCGTCGGCGAGTCCAGCTGGCTGCCTCCTGACGCCAGGAATGCGGCGCGCAGAAAGGCCGAAGCCATGAGACTGATCATCGCGTTCCCGTTCAACCTGACACGTCTGTCAGCGCTGGAGCGCCTTTACGCCAATTTGCCGGACGTTCCACTGACAA ACACATCAACAGGCCAAATGGGTGGCCGTGGTACCGGCCGGAGCTACGTCTTGTCGTGGTTGAACGCCAGCCGCTTCCAGCGGCGCATCGCAATTCGATACCCGACGGAGATCTTCTTCTGGCTGGGCACAGTGAACGCGCAGCACACGTACTCTACCAACACCGTCAACTTGGCGGGCGCCTTACTCGAACCTGTGATCTACTACCCCGGCGCATCTGTCGCGTACAACTACGGAGGCCTTGGACAG TTAATGGGCCACGAAATGATGCACGGCTTCGACGTGACCGGAAGATTGTACGATGAGCACGGCGCGAAAAGCAACTGGTGGCCCAAGGAGGCTACGAAAGTATATACGGAACAGACTTCGTGCCTGCGGTCTATCCATCGACTG gactcATTAGTGGCTCAGCAACAGACAGTGACTCTTCTTGGTCACAATGCACGGACAATGGACGTAAATGCCGAAGTAATAGTGGTAGTGGTCGTCGAGCTGTCTGGATGGCGAATTATAGTGACAACTCCTGCTACAAGATTTCGGTCACAGGGTGTGATAGTGTTGGTTTTCGCACGCTGCAAGAGTGTTACGTCTTTTGCCTTGGTGACTAGGGCAGAAGTTCTGCAAGAATAA